GAGGGTGCTGCTAATACACCAACACCTATGGTCAGTTACCCCAAACTCAAGCTAGCAACCTCTGATAGTGATCAGACAGTTGATGAACGTCTCTATCGTAGCACTATAGGGATGCTGCAATATCTGTGTGTTACAAGACCCGATATCTCATTTTGTGTAAATAAGCTAAGTCAGTATATGAATTCACCCGGAGAAGCTCACTGGAAAGCCGTTAAGCGTGTTCTTCGTTACTTAGCTGGTACAATCGATCATGGGTTATTTTTTTCACGTGGACAGTTCAAGTTAGTCTTTTATTCTGACGCAGATTGGGCTTCTTCTGTTGAAGACAGGAGGTCTACCACAGGGTATGTTATCTTTCTTGGACCAAACCTAATAGCATGGTGCTCGAAAAAGCAACCCGTTGTGTCCAGGTCGTCTACAGAGGCAGAATACCGCAGTTTGGCTAGTTGTGTATCCGAAATATTGTGGGTTCGACAACTGCTAAATGAGGTAGGAGTTTGCATGGCCCATGCACCAACAGTTTGGTGTGACAACACGCCGACAGTATCCATGTCAGCTAACCCAACAAATCATGCCAGAGTAAAACATATTGAAATTGACCATCACTTTGTTCGAGAAAAGGTGGCCGATGGATCACTTCAGGTTAATTTTGTTCCGTCTGCTAATCAGATTGCCGATGTGCTTACTAAGCCTCTAGCTCCCAAGCAGTTTGTAGGTCTGCGCAGTGCTCTTCGAGTAACAACTAAAGATGAGTCGATTGTTTTAGAAAACAGAGAAAATCGGGAGAATGTTAGAGTATTATGAGGAAGTCAGGCAGTTGTCAGTTAGTAAGCAGTTAGTTGCAGTCAGTTGTTAAGGAAGTTACAGCAGTTGGTTAATTAGTTATTTCAGCTGTGACTACTGTATAAATACATACACTGATAGCTCTTCAAAAGATAAGAAAGATATACAAAGTTTTCAGTATTCTTCTCATTTTAGTTTAACATAACCACCTATCAGATTACTCAACTGTAGAATTTTACTGAAACTTTGACTTGTATGAACAACAACAGTAGAgtctaaacaaaaaattatttctctttGCACACATAGGATCCAAACACAAAACATTTGAGTAAGACGAAGTCTTACCATTGAACCAACGTGCTCATTCTTGTCAatagttaaacaaaaataatagataagCTAGATATTCAAAGTTAGGGGTTGGAacaaataataatcataataattcaaaggtaaggatttaaacatatataggACCTTAAGCACATAAAcatcacttaaccattgaaccaatCTAATTCACTTGacataatttcacaattcaaaaacataaaattttgaagcgTTACAGTTAAGcttttcacaactcaatttttaatttgggtaaACCCATTAGTCActctaaaattgattaaattaatcacTCCACTATAAAATGATAACAGAATGTTGACTAAacatttcttattttgttcACATTAGAATTACAACAAACTACCCTGTTAGTCACTTTAAATAGGAGTACTAATTCCTAATTTCGACATTCCAAAAGAATATATGTAAATGCAAAGTTAGTCTTCTATTACTATTTTAATGGTAGAGtgactaatttgatcaatttctttttaagtgaccaaattaacaaaagaaaaatgtgaCCAAAATAAGAATAACCCCTAGTTAGAGTGATTAATAGGATAATTTCTTAACGgtcaataaattgaaataataattcttaaatattatataattaatttaatataatagattatattatttataaaattattaatttaaagacCAAAGTCTTTGCATGATCCTATATCATATCCTTATGTTATATAATTGGGATTTAGCTGTCAGCCTTTTTCATTAGTGCTTGAAttctttaatataaaaataagatgaCCATAAAATACGTTGTGATTTTTAGCACTAATTAAGGATTATGGATGTTTATGCTTTCAATTTTCTCTTCTAACCTCCACTGTTTTCTTCTTTAGTTAAATCACATCACTATAGGGTGAAATTTGTTAGGCCTACTAAACCTTTAATTCATGACTTAGACTTgctttttgtttcaattaatgtaatttacccacAATTCTCTTCTTAGTTTCATATGAAGCAAAAAGAGATTGGGTCCTGAATTCTTCAATAATATGAATCAGAAAATGTCTTTTACTTTTTGACACTAATCACTAATTAAGAAGCAAATACTGGGCCggttttgcttttgtttttatttccacTTCACCTTTAAAATGTATTCTTCACTTTTTCTTACTAATAAACTTTTTAAACACGACTTAGACTTACTTTTTGTGTTAATAATTTCAACAAGTTTCTTCTTAGTTATTTATAAGGTGAGAGAGATTGATTGCTAAGCGTAACCTTAACAAAtatagttaatttattaatttatacatCAATGATCAAACTCATAAATCTACCTTTTCTAGATTTTCATCGTATtgagttttttatattttattttacgatTTTTGTTACATAGTTTTaagtttagttttagttttaattttaatcctcctttgttttattttcttttattaaagaaatagaattatCATTTGCCTATATGGATTCGACCCTACTCATTGTTatattgtaacgccccaaaaatttgtttcttgaattgttagaattaaattagtctctatacattagatcaaatagaaaatgattcttctattaaaaatttcacccatttctattgttaaaaactggttcCTTTACATCAACATGAGGTACACATGGTACATCACATGTTATTGTCTAATTATTTTGTCGATCACGctaattttaatagtacaaatagatgaaaattttaagagatgACCAAtctgctctttaatctaatgtataggaactaatttatttattttaataaaaagacaaaatacaatataactTTTAGTACAAAAATCACCGTTATACTTTCACCAATTTCAAGCatgtattaaattaagaatAGTAGTTATACTTATATTCAACCATCATCTTCAATCTCAAAAATCACAGGTAAACCTAGTATGCTATCccataataatttataaatatgtacACTTTTATATTGGGAAAGAGTTGTATTATTGGCATGAAACAATGTAGGGAAACTTGTGATGGAGACATTTGCATAAATTATAGGTATATAAGAGGGAGGGAATGGTAAAAAGAGGATGATTGAAACTGTGCAGGTCAAagttttgtatgtatatataattaatgaagGGACCCCATTGAAGCATAGAGTGTAGCAAGGGTGACCCATTTCTTGTGAGTATTGTATGAGTTATTGGGAATTTATGGGAAATTTTGCTTTGCCTTAATAGGGAAATTTATCTCTTATACAATTAATAGTAAGTTTCAAATGTGCTATTTAGTTTAAAAAGGTTATATTAGACTCCAAATTTTaggaaatatatatgatttcatcaaaattttatataattaattatttacatggatcaaaattaatttcgatttataacgcccaaaaatttatattttgaattgtttgataaactactaaaaaattaaattaattaaaatttaatttttcaatgatttaaattttatatacctctaataattcaaaataacaataaccgatagaaattttctataaaaatgtgaaaaatggTATGGAAGaactaattaccatttaatggaaaataatttcaattaattttattttatttatttcaaatttatagcacgtttaaatttttatttttaaaaataagattaattatttaaaattaaagataaacatataaaataatatttttcatattttaaaatatatattaataaaaacaatttaattatatttttgtaattaattttaaataatatatcaaattaatttaataaattaatttataaaaaatatttttaatttaattacataactaTATTTCAAAGTTAAAATGAATATCGATGAAAGaaatataggaaaaataaattgcatTAATATAGCTATACATGCATTTATCATTTTCCACACTATTGAACTCTTAATGGACttgcttttaatttatttattttgagtacaagttttttttggtgaattacaagAGAAGGATAAAGCCTAACAACAATGTGATTAGCGTGACTCGAACCGAGATCACATCTGAAACAGTAAATACCCTTACTATTAGCCCAACACACAAGTTTCTTAATTCAGCATTAGTAAACTATTGGCTTTGAGTTATTTAATATAGTTCTTACTATGTAATTGTTGAGTTGAATTACTTTAAATAAGAGTCATTTCCATTTTTGacactccaaaaaaaaaaaaatacatgtaaaTGCACAGTTATGTTGTGTTTAGTAGtactttttaaaaacacttttgacataaaaatcattttcgaaTAAGAGGAATGCTAAACAAGCAACTTTTGAAAGAATTTCtttgcttttcaaaagcacttttcccCAAATtgagaagttaaaatttttagcttttctctCCCAAAGCACTTTTGACACTTTTTAAAAGCAATGCTAAATTAGCCCTCAGTCTTCTATTACCATTTAAATGGCAGAATGGCCAATTTGATCAATTTCCTTTTCGGGtgaccaaataaataaaagaaaattgtgaCCAAAATAAGAATGACCCTTATTTATGGCAAAGCACCaaatatgaaaacaaaacaataaccaTTGcaactattctttttcattgatGTTTTCTGttgtaattacaaatatttaagtTAGTTGAATATTGATATCACATTcaattgcttaaaatattttagtttgtcaattagaataattaaatctataattgtttaattaattataatgcTTGCGTTGAATAGCATGATTAGATATAAGTTACGTATGCAATTCATGTTACATGAACATATGATCTATTCTAAATGAACCTCGCTTAATGCTACCAATAAACTGATTCTTAGACTCGAACTGGTAGTTTATTGATAAGGGAAATAATTTGAATGAGTTTCGTCTTTATTATCAACAAAGTAAGAAGAAATTGATTGCTAAgcgaaatttatttttttaaacgtTGGTaacgataaaattttttaaaggaccCCAACAATAATTTCTCCCTATAAATATCAggttcttttttattatttttactcaaacccaactctctttatttttttctctactCTCAACTCTCCCAATTTTCTAAAGTTTCGATACGGAATTTATTTCAGGAAATTAGCTTTTGACTGTTTCTACTTTGCCTTTGATTTTTCACCTCcactattttcttctttaatcaATTACTTTACAATATCCCaattataaaattgtgatttgaattatacttaaatatattggattttgattttgatttgtaaattaaaaaaattataaaagtgcttttaatttaataacctTACTTTAATTGTTTTCACTTTAACCATAGAAATGAATAAAACTAACAGTTGAATGAAACCTCTTTCTCACATCATTCGCTTGAAGACCCATAATTAATTCCATTTTAATCATCTTCAATTTTGCAATGCAACAAAATTTCGtgttaaatgactaaaactatagaatttataaaatattaatcaaaggaaattaaaaaagagagtCTTTGTTGGGTTAAAGAATTTGgtgtcataaaaataaatataaatacatatttcccaaatatgaaaaaaacctaaaaattactatcttttattatttaatcgaaTAAATTGAGTGATtggttaaaaactaaaattaactaaattaattaactaacaaacacgacaaagaacaaaataagaaaataaatgattaacaaTCAATAAGTGAAATAATACataggaaagaattcacctagattttatctgtcactatcaatctgaattacgcaatttctttacttagtaacttgatccatagaaatccaTGAGTTATGCTAATATCTTTTTCGAGAGTAAgggcaactgactctaggttgattaattaaaacccctattatcacattaactcaTGCTATggattcttattttatatttgactctaatttgatagatttatgtcgtcctatttctagtaTTGCATgtaactccactcaattatgcaaAACATACTATTAAACAAGGTCTATTAACCTCCTCTGGTGTAAGCACATCATATATGGATCAATAATCTAAAagtatcaaaccaagaattaagcacacgtaattgagaacaagatctaagtatttgttgcataaaataaaaataaaaagacagagtccatcatagggttcatctcccttggatatttagaaaattagttcataattaaaaataaaaacatccaagatATAGTATAactgaaagaaataaagaagctcatgataatctcctaagaaatcaactaggaatcttcaatcttgacggaAATCTGCTTTAGAATCGGCTTGAATGGTgtttttttgaattgttttccTGAATATTCTATGACTTTCCCTTTTATCTTCTTATGTTTGTCATATATATCCCTTTTATCTTCTTATGTTTGTCATATATACGTCTTAGAAtgctctaaaaataaaaaaaaatgttttctcACAATTGAAGGTACAAATATGCGAAATTGACACAGCCTACCACATTTCTTTGTGGTAGGCCATCTGAGTCACATGGTTGTGTAGCTAGGCCATGTGGAAGGGGTCAGCCTATGTGGCTCTTGTAACTTGTTCCGATTTTTTGATTTTCGCtcatttttcacttcttttggtctcaaatgctctcctaagaataaaaacatgaatttaaaagattaagagcataaaattcatcattaaaatcgaataatcacccaaaaatgcactaagaatgaggttaaaacatgttacttttagcacttatcaaagCACAACAAAATAATGCATATATACTgtcaaataaaatttgatatctGATACCTGATAAATTTTGTTTGTGCATTGGGTGGGACTTGTGTATATCGGGGAAGTGTGAGAAAATATATCTTTGTCGTATCTAGTGGCACAATCACACATATCTTTGTAAAAGGCGATAAATCGCTAAATGAACTGGCAACTAAGCTGCAAATATTCTGAAAAGTGTCATACCGACACTAAACGATGTGTAGGGCTGGATGGGTATTCAataccctatatggtgtgttggatggttgaagatggtgtgtagcggatgggggtatGATTGTAAATCTACATCTATTGTGTTCTAATacggtttttatttttgatatatgtCTGATTAATTTCTATTGATAATATGATatgttacacactgagttttgaaactcattatttgtttatttgctACTTTCAGGTAACCCTCAGACTTAGGATGGGCGGGCGCGACAAGAGtttggataaaatattttacttttcttatggttaattaaatattaggattgttgtgttttgttatttttgagtTTGGATGTCGTTTTTAACAGtttattgattttcaaaacACGACTTATGTTTTCCAAAtccaaattaactaaaaatttcgCTGCAAATAAATGTGTTTAATCGTGTTTTCCAAAATTGGACTTGACTGAGATTTTTCCCGCAGTGCAACCGTAAGCATTTTTAAAGtataattaatcaataatttccTCGAATCTAttaatgaaatgtttttttagtAAACTGGATTTTTACGTAACGACCATAACTTCTAGACCGGAATTGGGTGTTACAAAATtacttttgacaaaaaaaataaatatacaaaccaaatataacataaacgtattacaaaaaaaatgaaagaaattagaAATCATCAAAAAGACAAACATGTcttaatttataagttttttattaagattttctCACATGCAGGAAAAACCACCTTCAGTTGCAGTTCTAATCAcacttgaaaaataataatatacaactTTGTTATTTAGTTAAGGATATATTTCTCAACATTGAAAGAACATTGTTAAGGAGTGAAGAAAGTCAATTTATTACCTTGTTGAAAGACCTTTGATTCTCCTCACTAACCTTGTTTTgagcaaaacaaatgaaacatAAACCCAATCCTTTGCACTATCCAAGTAACGATAATATGAATGCCTCCATGAACGCTTGAAGAACACAACACTGCAAAACCCCCACAAACCCACAGCAAATCCAAGTCCCATGCCAGTGTAAAACCATTTCATGAACTCATCACAATCTTCTTCACTTCCTACTGTAGGTTTTCCAGGAGGTGGTTCCACCATTGAGCAATTTGGTGAAATAGGAGGACCACAAAGTCCTCTATTATGGGAAAATGACGAAGGATCAAAGCTCTGTAGTTGAGTGCTGGTTGGAATTTTTCCAGACAAGTCATTATAAGACAAGTTCAAGTTGCTTAGAAATGTTAATTCAGACAAGCTTGTCGGGATGTTTCCTGAAAACTTGTTTCTTGACAGGTCAAGCACCTCTAGTTGTCTTATATGCCCAATCTTTTGAAGAATTTTTCCGTTAAAAAGGTTTCTTGACAAGTTCAATACAACCAGTTCTTGAAGACTACTTAATTCTTCAGGAATCTCTCCTGTTAATTTGTTACAAGAGAGATCAATGGCCAGTAGCAATCCAAGTTGTGGATAGCTTTGCTTTGTTCCCTTCCATGTAAGCAATGCCTCATCAACATATCTAACCTGAATGATCCATATAGGCTCACCATACACACCCTCCAGAGATAAAAATCTAGGTCCAGTATCTAAGATGTGATGCTCAATCCTTCGATCTAAACTCACTTTTTTTGCCATGGAAGTGAAATTATTGAGGCATGGTGGTATGGTACCAGAGATTTTATTTAAAGAGAGGTCCAAGATTTGTAGATATTTCAATCCACAAAGTTGATGGGGAATCCTTCCCCTGAACTGGTTCCCTTGAAGGCTAAGAAAAACCAACGATGAAAGCTTCTGACCGATCCACATAGGTATTTCTCCTGATAATTTATTATCACTCAAGTCGAGAAATTTTAACTTGGCACAATTCTGTAAAGATGAAGGTAATACTCCAGAGAATTTATTACCACGTAGACTTAGCATTTCAAGAGAAACCAGAGATCCTAAGGAGCTTGGAAGTGAGCCTGAGAAACTATTATCACCCAAATTCAAAGCTGTTAAAAACGGGAAACTTCCAAAACAGTCTGGAACCACTCCAGAAAATAGATTATTTGAGAGATCAAACAATGTCAAATAAACTGCACCAGTAAAATTGCAAATTGGAGAGACTGAACCAGTAAACTTGTTTTTGGAAAGGTTAATGGTCCCCATATTGTAGTCTAAAGAAAAACGTGGTAATGGTCCTGAGAAATTATTAGAGCTTAGATCTAGATGGATTATGTGGATAGAATTATTTGGAAAAGTTCCACTGATCTGATTGAAAGACATGTTTATGTACGATAATCCCTGAAATTTGTCCCAAAACCAGTAGGGAAGAGAATCCGAAATTCCTGAAGCAGAAATATCAAGGTAATCTATTGAAGAAATTTCAACGTTAGGGTTTAGGATGTCCATTTGAGTCCGAAGCCAATCTGGGAAACGAGGCCCTAACTTGCAAGAGCAAAGCAATAGTTGACTCAGTTGGAAGGAAGGAATCCATCCGGAGTTGAATCTCAAAGTCAAAGAAGTGTAGGATAAATCCAACTTCTGTAAATAGGTGAAATTTGAGAAATGAGCTTCGGAAATCACATCACCACCAAAAGAATTCCCTGGAAGCCGCAAGACTCGCAGGTTGGAAAGTTGTCCAATGCTTTTGCTTATGGATCCATTTAAAAGGTTGTACCCAAGATCTAGAACCCTAAAATCTGGTAGTTTTCCGATTTCATTCAACCCAGAATCGCCCCTAACTTGATTCTCAGCTAGTACCAAAAGATTATCATTCAGATAAAGTTCTTGAATAGCCTTCATGTTCCCGAAAGCTTCTGGAATTGGACCTTTCAACTGGTTGCTTGAGAGGTCAAGTGAAACAAGGTTGCTGCTAACATTAAACAACCATGGATATATGGCAGAAGAAGGGAGATTATTATCAGAGAGATCGAGATAGGTGAGAGATGTAGAAGAGTTGGCAAGGGAAAGTGATGAAGAAGATATGCTTGGAAGACCACAATGTCTTAGACTTAGTTTTTGGAGCAAAGGAAGGTGGGTAATGACTTGAGACCAATCATTGGCATTGCTCAGGTTAGTGAAACTAAGATCAAGCTCTTTCAAACGAGAAAGATGGGAAAGCCACTCAAGTTTTCCAACATTGAAAACCCTACCGTTGCCACCCAATCTAAGAGTCTCCAACATTGAAAGATTTCCAAGTAGAGAAGGAATTGGACCTCTAAAATTAGCATTAGAGAGATCCagtaatttcaattttttcaaagaaGCAAAAAACTCTGGGATGAGACTTCCATTAAAATCATTACTGCTGAAATTTAAAGAAGTCAAATGATGTAGTTTAAGCAGTGAAGGGCTAATTGTACCTGCTACAACCAGAGGTTGGTCGCTAAAATCGAGCATTTCAACGTATCCTGTGAAGCTGTTGCAATAGACTCCACGCCATAGACAGCACTCCTCACTTATCCAAAAAAAGGCGTCGTTGCCTGAAACACCGAGAGCTTGAAGGCTGTGCTGAAATTCAAGTAGCGCTTTTCTCTCACTCTCTTTGCACACGCTAGCATCGGTGCATTTCtcatgaagaagaagacaagatattgcaaaaaataaaacaagtttatGAGACCTCATACTTGACATCGTAATCATGAAATATGAAGCAAGAGCAAATGAAATAgtgttttgattgttttaattCTGAATGCTAATAGCCGAGGAAAGCCCTCTTTATAAACACCCAACTTGAATGGTAATGGTAGCAAATCAATTATGGGTGTTGAATTACTTTTGGTCATTATCTCTAACTTGAATtactttcattcttttatttttgttctttaatcAATCTCTTTACTAGTCCTTTCAATGATGGGAAAAATAAATTGCATTAATATAGTTGAAACATGTATTTATCATTTTCCACACTTTAATGGGCGACTTAGACTTGCTTTTAATTAACTTAGTTTCAGCAAAAGTTTCTTATTTCAGCATTAGTAAGGTATTGGCTTTGAATTATTTACTAGTATTATATAATTAACTTGTAATTGTTGAGTCGAATTACATTTTTGACTGTTAGAGATTAAAGATTAGAGTTTTGTAGCAATCTGCTCGAAATTTCGGTATGGAAACTTGTACTGAGTTTATTTTATAGGGAATTATACCCCCTGACATCAAACAATTTCATCTTCAACACATGCTAACTGGGATTTCCGGGTTACGATGTCTGAAAATTATCCTAGAGTCTGAGGTACATAGTTAGGGTTGAAAATGGAGGAGGGAGAAAAGGCACGTAGGGGGCTTTTTTAGCTATCAAACGGTTTCATGTTTAAGAAATGCTGCCTCAAGATTCCCGGGATAAAATTGCATGCGGAAGATATTCCACCCCACCCCCCGCCCCCCCCCTGGGCACTCtacttatttgtaaaatatattgttTAGCACTAATGAGCGATTAAGGATGTTGTgctttcaattttcttctttaattaatCACTTTATGACTCCAATGTGAATAATCTCTCAATAACGTGTCATAGGGTGAAATTTATGAGTCCTACTATACCTTTAATTGATGACTTAGACTTgctttttgtttcaattaatttaatttacccACAATTTTCTTCTTCAGTTTCATACGAAGCAAACGAACAATGGGTCTTGAATTCCTCAATAATATGAATCAGAAATTACCTTGCAATTGATGTGTCCAATTACTTTTTGACTATAAGCACTAATTAAGGCCTGTTTTGCTTTTGTTCTAAATTCCACTTGAgctttaaaatgtaaattttcaattttccacACTAGACTCACTTTTtctgttaataatttaattcccctcaactttttcttcaatttcatagGAAGCAAGAAAAGCAATTGTCTGTAATTAACAATGTGAGCTGAATGTTATTGAagtattgtaaaaaaaaaaaaaaaccaacctaGAAGAAGCTGATATCTATACCTCCTGACatcataattatcataaaaaaataatattttattttgttattttggattCTACATGTCATTATCTACTATCATAAAAATGTGAGCCTATATTAAAaggtgatctaatttggttaagatTTATTGGGCTTTAGTATGAGccgaatatgtatatataccttagtaactaatttctaattaatgatgggctGATTAGAAAGTAGGTTaatgtgcaaaagttatatattaaggTTATGGTTCTCAAATTACACATGtataacttttctaatatctcatATTTAGAGAAGAGAGGGTCGCATTTTTTGAATTACTtatgtgctaatttggaagatcaaaacaATAAGATCCGAAGATTTCAAAAAAGCGATAGATTCAGTAGGCTTTCAcatctagttttgttcttgatttattcttgatgatttgacatgacagATTCTGGCTTGTTAAGTTTTAAGTTAGATCTTGTTTTATGGTTCTAACAAGTGACATCTGAGCCTCATCATGTTGAATCATTAAGAACAAATTGATTCTGTATTTTTGGATTGtgttaagtttaattttgagcttaacttattcaactaaattatttaaattattgattaatttctgatcaattgaattttaattagcCTAAATTACATTAAGTACATTCCATGCCGTAATAATTTGTTTTCGCTCCAATTCAACtgttttatgttaattttaagcCATGTGCAGGTTAGGGGCATTTGGATGTTCGAATGAGCTCAATTTGGAAATTGATTTTCATGAATGAAGCTGTAGGATAAGGATGATCATATGctggttttgaaaaaaattaaattgacatggtcaaaatataaaattcagtAACCAAAATTACCACAACAGACATTGcgacaaaagaagaaaattcgGTACAATTAGAAATGCAGCAGGCTGAATGTGCGACAAAACCAGCAAgggaattatttaatttcttttttagaaTGGTGACCGACTCTAATTAAAGCAAGGGGACCCCGTTTCAGCCTTGAGAAGTAAAATTGAAGTGAAACTCTAGTGAGCTGGAGCTATTTTTGTGCGACGGGATAAGAAAAGAGAGCAGatcagattttgattttggatttATTCCATAAAAAGAGGCGTTCAGCAGCTTAAAAAGGGCAGTAAATAACAGAGGAAAATATAGCAGAGGCGTGTGGCACtcgagcaaaaaaaaaagttctctAATTAAACCAGCAAAGGCCGATCAAGCAGCTGGAATAGCAGCCCAAAATTTCAGCTAGTAAAGAGGAGGGACGCTCGACGATTTGAGaagttttcttttccaagagTCAGTTCGTAATTCATGCTGTTTACAATTGATTCTTGCCTTGTTTTACTTGCTATGAGTGGCTAAATTTCTTAAGCTTAGTTAGACACTTATGAACCTGAGCACAAGTGGTTTGaagatttattttgttttcaattcgAATTCGGTATTCTTGAATTGTTTGCTTTACCGCTCAAGgaatttttctaaatcaattggATTGATCAGTTatttaatttgggatttttcTTATAATCATCTAAGTGCAAATTGAGTAAtcgaatttcttaattaaacttagaatTGGTGATGATTAATTGGCCTGCAGCTAATTAAAACAACTAAGGATTTAATATTAGAAGCCGCCGgaggattttcttttatt
This sequence is a window from Gossypium raimondii isolate GPD5lz chromosome 5, ASM2569854v1, whole genome shotgun sequence. Protein-coding genes within it:
- the LOC105766534 gene encoding receptor-like protein EIX2 — protein: MSSMRSHKLVLFFAISCLLLHEKCTDASVCKESERKALLEFQHSLQALGVSGNDAFFWISEECCLWRGVYCNSFTGYVEMLDFSDQPLVVAGTISPSLLKLHHLTSLNFSSNDFNGSLIPEFFASLKKLKLLDLSNANFRGPIPSLLGNLSMLETLRLGGNGRVFNVGKLEWLSHLSRLKELDLSFTNLSNANDWSQVITHLPLLQKLSLRHCGLPSISSSSLSLANSSTSLTYLDLSDNNLPSSAIYPWLFNVSSNLVSLDLSSNQLKGPIPEAFGNMKAIQELYLNDNLLVLAENQVRGDSGLNEIGKLPDFRVLDLGYNLLNGSISKSIGQLSNLRVLRLPGNSFGGDVISEAHFSNFTYLQKLDLSYTSLTLRFNSGWIPSFQLSQLLLCSCKLGPRFPDWLRTQMDILNPNVEISSIDYLDISASGISDSLPYWFWDKFQGLSYINMSFNQISGTFPNNSIHIIHLDLSSNNFSGPLPRFSLDYNMGTINLSKNKFTGSVSPICNFTGAVYLTLFDLSNNLFSGVVPDCFGSFPFLTALNLGDNSFSGSLPSSLGSLVSLEMLSLRGNKFSGVLPSSLQNCAKLKFLDLSDNKLSGEIPMWIGQKLSSLVFLSLQGNQFRGRIPHQLCGLKYLQILDLSLNKISGTIPPCLNNFTSMAKKVSLDRRIEHHILDTGPRFLSLEGVYGEPIWIIQVRYVDEALLTWKGTKQSYPQLGLLLAIDLSCNKLTGEIPEELSSLQELVVLNLSRNLFNGKILQKIGHIRQLEVLDLSRNKFSGNIPTSLSELTFLSNLNLSYNDLSGKIPTSTQLQSFDPSSFSHNRGLCGPPISPNCSMVEPPPGKPTVGSEEDCDEFMKWFYTGMGLGFAVGLWGFCSVVFFKRSWRHSYYRYLDSAKDWVYVSFVLLKTRLVRRIKGLSTR